From the genome of Streptomyces sp. NBC_01116, one region includes:
- a CDS encoding peptidase: protein MSNQKRTTLALAAALAGSIVVAGAPAAHAEVVDVNYQCVTPIGPKGAVSPIDIKGVKSGAGYKLTMSFQKGVSSSPVELGKGAMNPSAVIELGGAEQGKVQVTGPANSEAIPANTPIRISDLSGTYTPKKSGKVTFTAGVLTIKALGTTTTCTPKNSPGPSLELDVQGAGGTSDGGSSDGGSTGGASTGGSTGGASGGGELPRTGPLDSAAALGTLGGTVLLSGAAGVLWLTRRGQRATG, encoded by the coding sequence GTGTCGAACCAGAAGCGGACAACTCTCGCGCTGGCGGCTGCGCTGGCGGGCTCGATCGTGGTGGCGGGCGCGCCCGCCGCGCACGCCGAGGTCGTGGACGTCAACTACCAGTGCGTGACGCCCATCGGGCCCAAAGGGGCGGTCTCGCCCATCGACATCAAGGGCGTCAAGAGCGGCGCCGGCTACAAGCTCACCATGTCCTTCCAGAAGGGCGTCTCCTCCAGCCCGGTCGAGCTGGGCAAAGGGGCCATGAACCCGAGCGCCGTGATCGAACTGGGCGGCGCGGAGCAGGGGAAGGTCCAGGTCACCGGACCGGCGAACAGCGAGGCGATTCCGGCCAACACCCCGATCAGGATCAGCGACCTGTCGGGGACGTACACCCCGAAGAAGAGCGGCAAGGTCACCTTCACGGCCGGGGTCCTCACCATCAAGGCCCTCGGTACGACCACCACGTGTACGCCGAAGAACAGCCCCGGTCCCTCCCTCGAACTCGACGTCCAGGGGGCGGGCGGTACATCGGACGGCGGCTCCTCCGACGGCGGTTCCACGGGCGGCGCGTCCACCGGCGGTTCGACCGGCGGCGCCTCGGGAGGCGGTGAGCTGCCGCGTACCGGCCCGCTGGACTCGGCGGCGGCCCTCGGCACGCTCGGCGGCACCGTGCTGCTGAGCGGGGCGGCCGGAGTGCTCTGGCTGACCCGGCGTGGACAGCGCGCCACGGGCTGA
- a CDS encoding ATP-binding protein — protein MSTTRQHPPGDLGREPDGAGAASTVPAERQWRTLSLGQASGIVPTARDFARQALHEWGWLPASTADRRAAAEDVLLVVSELVTNACLHAEGPEELRIGHTPKVLRVEVVDRGAGQPAPRTPHRAGRPGGHGMFIVQRLCLDWGVLRTPDAPGKTVWAELAAPA, from the coding sequence ATGAGCACCACCCGGCAGCATCCGCCGGGCGACCTCGGTCGCGAGCCGGACGGAGCGGGCGCAGCCTCGACCGTCCCGGCCGAGCGGCAGTGGCGCACGCTCTCACTCGGACAGGCCAGCGGCATTGTTCCGACGGCTCGTGATTTCGCCAGGCAGGCGCTGCACGAGTGGGGCTGGCTCCCCGCGTCCACCGCGGACCGCAGGGCCGCCGCCGAGGACGTCCTGCTGGTCGTCTCCGAGCTGGTGACCAACGCCTGCCTGCACGCGGAGGGCCCCGAAGAGCTTCGGATCGGACACACGCCCAAGGTGCTGAGGGTGGAGGTCGTCGACCGGGGGGCCGGTCAGCCCGCACCCCGTACGCCGCACCGCGCCGGCCGGCCCGGTGGGCACGGCATGTTCATCGTGCAGCGCCTCTGCCTGGACTGGGGCGTCCTGCGCACTCCGGACGCGCCCGGCAAGACCGTCTGGGCGGAGCTGGCCGCACCCGCTTAG
- a CDS encoding STAS domain-containing protein, producing MDRGTVGSANRGRLQVEARTEGRSEVVTPVGELDHHTADLLREPLESAVEQGRSRLVVDCSRLDFCDSTGLNVLLGARLKAEAVGGGVHLAGMLPVVARVFEITGAEAVFTVHATLEEALAT from the coding sequence ATGGACCGCGGGACGGTCGGCAGTGCTAACCGGGGTCGACTTCAGGTCGAGGCCCGGACCGAGGGGCGCAGCGAGGTCGTGACGCCGGTGGGTGAGCTCGATCATCACACCGCCGATCTACTGCGCGAGCCCCTGGAGAGCGCGGTCGAGCAGGGGCGGTCACGCCTGGTGGTCGACTGCTCTCGGCTGGATTTCTGCGATTCCACCGGGCTGAACGTCCTGCTCGGCGCCCGCCTCAAGGCGGAGGCGGTCGGCGGAGGGGTTCATCTCGCCGGAATGCTGCCCGTCGTGGCGAGGGTGTTCGAGATCACCGGCGCGGAGGCGGTCTTCACCGTCCACGCCACGCTCGAAGAGGCTCTGGCCACCTGA
- a CDS encoding RNA polymerase sigma factor SigF codes for MSPRLDEARTHNAPSACPQGPTDSDSPAASAVPGPRTSITSTTSDFSGAAGEGLEGLPEIPPYAEVGALDARALSKTLFERLECLEEGTREYSYVRNTLVELNLALVKFAASRFRSRSEPMEDIVQVGTIGLIKAIDRFELSRGVEFPTFAMPTIVGEIKRFFRDTSWSVRVPRRLQELRLDLAKAGDELSQQLDRAPTVAELAERLGITPEEVVEGMSASNAYTASSLDAKPEEDDSEGALADRIGYEDHGLEGIEYVESLKPLIAALPSRDRMILSLRFVSNMTQSEIGEELNISQMHVSRLLSRTLAKLRKGLTLEE; via the coding sequence ATGTCACCCCGGCTCGACGAAGCGCGTACCCACAACGCGCCGTCGGCATGTCCTCAGGGACCGACCGATTCCGACTCCCCCGCCGCGAGCGCCGTTCCCGGCCCGCGCACCAGCATCACCAGCACCACCTCAGACTTCTCCGGCGCGGCCGGCGAGGGACTCGAAGGACTTCCCGAGATCCCGCCCTACGCCGAAGTGGGCGCTCTGGACGCCAGGGCCCTGTCGAAGACGCTCTTCGAGCGGCTGGAGTGCCTCGAAGAGGGCACCCGCGAGTACAGCTACGTCCGCAACACCCTCGTCGAGCTCAACCTCGCGCTCGTCAAGTTCGCCGCCTCCCGGTTCCGCTCCCGCAGCGAGCCGATGGAGGACATCGTCCAGGTCGGCACCATCGGCCTGATCAAGGCGATCGACCGGTTCGAGCTGAGCCGCGGCGTGGAGTTCCCCACGTTCGCGATGCCGACGATCGTCGGCGAGATCAAGCGCTTCTTCCGTGACACCAGCTGGTCCGTGCGCGTGCCGCGCCGGCTCCAGGAGCTGCGGCTCGACCTGGCGAAGGCCGGCGACGAGCTGTCCCAGCAGCTGGACCGCGCGCCCACCGTGGCGGAGCTGGCCGAGCGCCTCGGCATCACCCCGGAAGAGGTCGTCGAGGGCATGTCCGCGAGCAACGCGTACACCGCGAGCTCGCTGGACGCCAAGCCCGAGGAGGACGACAGCGAGGGCGCCCTCGCGGACCGCATCGGCTACGAGGACCACGGTCTCGAAGGCATCGAGTACGTGGAGTCGCTGAAGCCGCTGATCGCCGCGCTGCCGTCCAGGGACCGGATGATCCTCTCGCTCCGCTTCGTCAGCAACATGACGCAGTCGGAGATCGGCGAGGAGCTGAACATCTCGCAGATGCACGTGTCCCGGCTGCTCTCCAGGACGCTGGCCAAGCTCCGCAAGGGTCTGACCCTGGAGGAGTGA
- the hutI gene encoding imidazolonepropionase — MTTTAVTHIASLVTNDPSLGNGTPLGLIQDAAVVIDGDRIVWTGESSKAPATDNVLDAAGRAVIPGFVDSHSHLVFAGDRTQEFNARMSGQPYRAGGIRTTVAATRAASDEELSANVARYLAEALRQGTTTFETKSGYGLTVEDEARALRVAARHTDEVTYLGAHIVSPDYADDPAGYVDLVTGPMLEACAPHARWIDVFCEQGAFDGDQARAILTAGRAKGLHPRIHANQLTYGPGVQLAVELDAASADHCTHLTDADVDALGQGDTVATLLPGAEFSTRATWPDARRLLDAGATVALSTDCNPGSSFTSSVPFCVALAVRDMGMTPDEAIWSATAGGAAALRRTDIGRITPGARADLVLLDAPSHVHLAYRPGVPLVSAVWRSGQRVV; from the coding sequence ATGACGACCACCGCCGTCACCCACATCGCCAGCCTGGTCACCAATGACCCCTCCCTCGGCAACGGGACCCCCCTGGGCCTGATCCAGGACGCGGCCGTCGTCATCGACGGCGACCGCATCGTCTGGACCGGTGAATCCAGCAAAGCACCCGCCACTGACAACGTCCTCGACGCGGCCGGCCGCGCGGTGATCCCGGGCTTCGTCGACTCCCACTCCCACCTGGTCTTCGCGGGCGACCGCACCCAGGAGTTCAACGCCCGCATGTCCGGGCAGCCCTACCGCGCCGGCGGCATCCGCACCACCGTCGCCGCCACCCGTGCCGCCTCCGACGAGGAGCTCTCCGCCAACGTCGCCCGCTACCTCGCCGAGGCCCTGCGCCAGGGCACCACCACCTTCGAGACCAAGTCCGGCTACGGTCTCACCGTCGAGGACGAGGCCCGCGCCCTGCGCGTCGCGGCCCGCCACACCGACGAGGTCACCTACCTCGGCGCCCACATCGTGTCCCCCGACTACGCCGACGACCCCGCCGGGTACGTCGACCTGGTCACCGGGCCGATGCTGGAGGCCTGCGCCCCGCACGCCCGCTGGATCGACGTGTTCTGCGAGCAGGGCGCCTTCGACGGCGACCAGGCCCGCGCCATCCTCACGGCGGGCCGCGCCAAGGGCCTGCACCCCCGGATCCACGCCAACCAGCTGACGTACGGCCCCGGCGTCCAGCTCGCCGTCGAGCTCGACGCGGCCTCGGCCGACCACTGCACCCACCTCACCGACGCGGACGTCGACGCCCTCGGCCAGGGCGACACGGTGGCCACGCTGCTCCCGGGTGCGGAGTTCTCCACCCGCGCCACCTGGCCCGACGCCCGCCGCCTCCTCGACGCGGGGGCCACCGTCGCGCTCTCCACGGACTGCAACCCCGGCTCGTCGTTCACCTCGTCCGTGCCGTTCTGCGTCGCGCTGGCCGTGCGCGACATGGGGATGACCCCGGACGAGGCGATCTGGTCGGCCACCGCGGGCGGGGCCGCCGCTCTGCGCCGTACGGACATCGGACGGATCACCCCCGGCGCCCGCGCCGACCTGGTCCTCCTCGACGCCCCGAGCCACGTCCACCTCGCCTACCGCCCGGGCGTCCCGCTGGTCAGCGCGGTCTGGCGGAGCGGGCAGCGGGTGGTGTGA
- a CDS encoding formimidoylglutamate deiminase — MQLTQRTTGAPVTATYWMDHAWLGTHVEPGVTLDVADGRVAGIRTGVETPPPGATALRGLTVPGLANTHSHAFHRALRATVQVGSGTFWTWRELMYRTASRLTPDTYFDLARATYAEMALAGITAVGEFHYLHHAPGGTPYANPNAMGEALIAAAAEAGIRITLLDTAYLAAGFGEKPTRHQLRFSDTTAEAWAERASLLKGDDHTLIGAAVHSVRAVPAGQLATVARWAEERNAPLHVHLSEQTAENDACQAAHGRTPTRLLADHGVLGPRTTGIHNTHLTEADIELLGSSATGTCMCPTTERDLADGIGPAAALQKEGSPLSLGSDSHAVIDLFEEARAMELNERLRTHIRGHWTAAALLRAASADGHAALGRPDAGVLEPGAPADLTTVALDSVRTAGPVPRLAAETAVFAASAADVRHTVVAGRHIVRDGRHTRIEDVPRALAEAVAALHH; from the coding sequence GTGCAGCTGACACAGCGGACGACGGGCGCACCCGTCACCGCGACCTACTGGATGGACCACGCCTGGCTCGGCACCCACGTCGAGCCGGGCGTCACCCTGGACGTCGCGGACGGCCGCGTCGCCGGAATCAGGACCGGGGTCGAGACACCGCCTCCCGGCGCGACAGCGCTGCGCGGTCTGACCGTCCCCGGCCTCGCCAACACCCACTCCCACGCCTTCCACCGGGCCCTGCGCGCCACCGTCCAGGTCGGCTCGGGCACCTTCTGGACCTGGCGCGAGCTGATGTACCGGACGGCCTCCCGGCTCACCCCGGACACCTACTTCGACTTGGCCCGCGCCACGTACGCCGAGATGGCCCTGGCCGGGATCACCGCCGTCGGCGAATTCCACTATCTCCACCACGCCCCCGGCGGCACCCCGTACGCCAACCCGAACGCCATGGGCGAAGCGCTGATCGCGGCCGCCGCCGAGGCCGGGATCCGGATCACCCTGCTGGACACCGCCTATCTCGCCGCCGGATTCGGCGAGAAGCCCACCCGGCACCAGCTGCGCTTCTCCGACACCACCGCCGAGGCCTGGGCGGAGCGCGCCTCCCTCCTCAAGGGCGACGACCACACCCTCATCGGCGCGGCCGTCCACTCCGTCCGGGCGGTCCCGGCCGGACAGCTGGCCACCGTCGCGCGGTGGGCGGAGGAGCGGAACGCCCCGCTCCACGTCCACCTCTCCGAGCAGACCGCGGAGAACGACGCCTGCCAGGCCGCCCACGGCCGCACCCCCACCCGGCTGCTGGCCGACCACGGGGTCCTCGGCCCGCGCACCACCGGCATCCACAACACGCACCTGACCGAGGCGGACATCGAGCTGCTCGGCTCCTCGGCCACCGGCACCTGCATGTGCCCCACCACCGAACGCGACCTGGCCGACGGCATCGGCCCCGCCGCCGCCCTCCAGAAGGAGGGCTCGCCGCTCTCGCTGGGCAGCGACAGCCACGCCGTGATCGACCTCTTCGAGGAGGCGCGCGCGATGGAGCTCAACGAGCGGCTGCGCACCCACATCCGGGGCCACTGGACGGCCGCCGCCCTGCTCCGGGCCGCCTCCGCCGACGGGCACGCCGCACTCGGCCGCCCCGACGCGGGCGTGCTGGAGCCGGGAGCGCCCGCCGATCTGACCACCGTCGCCCTGGACTCCGTCAGGACGGCCGGACCGGTGCCCCGACTGGCAGCGGAGACCGCCGTATTCGCCGCCTCCGCCGCTGATGTGCGGCACACGGTCGTGGCAGGCCGGCACATCGTCCGGGACGGCCGTCACACCCGGATCGAGGACGTGCCCCGGGCGCTCGCCGAGGCCGTGGCCGCCCTGCACCACTGA
- a CDS encoding allantoate amidohydrolase encodes MPSGTPGTTPGRSGTTPGTPGTTPGRPGGEPVASPGARERWRAGDSFLSMWRELAPVGRHADSGGYRRYAWSPADLDCRAWFRAQAEARGLAYETDRNGNQWAWLGDPLAGDAVVTGSHLDSVPDGGAFDGPLGVVSSFAALDELHRRGVEFTRPLAITNFGDEEGARFGLACVGSRLAAGQLAVADAHRLRDGDGTTLPAAMEAAGYDPGTIGPDPERLARIGAFVELHVEQGRALDLTGDPVGIASAIWPHGRWRFDFRGEANHAGTTRLADRRDPMLTYAETVLAARREAELTGALATFGKIAVEPNGVNAIPSLVRGWLDSRAADQATLDAVVTGIERAAREYAERAGIDLDVVRESFTPVVAFEHALRDELGKILETSGDTGRPLPVLGTGAGHDAGILSASAPTAMLFVRNPTGISHSPAEHATEDDCTAGVGALADVLEGLACS; translated from the coding sequence ATGCCGTCCGGCACACCCGGGACCACCCCCGGCAGGTCCGGGACCACTCCCGGTACGCCCGGGACCACCCCCGGCAGGCCCGGGGGCGAGCCCGTCGCCTCTCCCGGCGCCCGGGAGCGGTGGCGCGCGGGCGACTCCTTCCTCTCGATGTGGCGGGAGCTGGCCCCCGTCGGGCGCCACGCCGACAGCGGCGGCTACCGGCGCTACGCCTGGTCACCGGCGGACCTCGACTGCCGGGCCTGGTTCCGCGCACAGGCCGAGGCGCGCGGTCTCGCGTACGAGACCGACCGGAACGGCAACCAGTGGGCCTGGCTCGGCGACCCCCTGGCCGGGGACGCCGTCGTCACCGGGTCCCACCTGGACTCCGTCCCGGACGGCGGCGCCTTCGACGGCCCGCTCGGCGTGGTGTCCTCCTTCGCCGCGCTCGATGAACTCCACCGCAGGGGAGTGGAGTTCACCCGGCCGCTGGCGATCACCAACTTCGGTGACGAGGAGGGCGCCCGCTTCGGCCTGGCCTGCGTCGGGTCCCGGCTCGCCGCCGGACAGCTCGCCGTCGCCGACGCCCACCGGCTGCGCGACGGGGACGGGACCACCCTGCCCGCCGCCATGGAAGCCGCCGGATACGACCCCGGGACCATCGGACCCGATCCGGAACGCCTCGCCCGGATCGGCGCGTTCGTCGAACTCCACGTCGAGCAGGGCCGCGCCCTCGACCTGACCGGCGACCCCGTCGGCATCGCCTCCGCCATCTGGCCGCACGGCCGCTGGCGGTTCGACTTCCGGGGCGAGGCCAACCACGCGGGCACCACCCGCCTCGCCGACCGCCGCGACCCGATGCTCACGTACGCCGAGACCGTCCTCGCAGCCCGCCGCGAAGCCGAACTGACCGGCGCGCTCGCCACCTTCGGCAAGATCGCGGTCGAGCCCAACGGCGTCAACGCCATCCCCTCCCTCGTCCGCGGCTGGCTCGACTCCCGCGCCGCCGACCAGGCCACCCTGGACGCCGTCGTCACCGGAATCGAGCGGGCCGCCAGGGAGTACGCCGAGCGGGCCGGGATCGACCTCGACGTCGTCCGCGAGTCGTTCACGCCCGTCGTCGCGTTCGAGCACGCCCTGCGCGACGAGCTCGGCAAGATCCTGGAGACGAGCGGCGACACGGGGCGTCCCCTGCCCGTCCTCGGCACCGGCGCGGGCCACGATGCGGGTATTTTGTCCGCCTCGGCGCCCACCGCCATGCTCTTCGTACGCAACCCCACCGGCATCTCGCACTCACCCGCCGAGCACGCCACCGAGGACGACTGCACGGCCGGGGTCGGGGCGCTCGCCGACGTACTGGAAGGTCTCGCGTGCAGCTGA
- the hutU gene encoding urocanate hydratase — MSGPRPVRAPRGSALTALGWQQEAALRMLQNNLDPEVAEHPDKLVVYGGTGKAARDWRSFDAMVRTLQTLKQDETMLVQSGRPVGVMQTHEWAPRVLIANSNLVGDWANWEEFRRLEALGLTMYGQMTAGSWIYIGTQGILQGTYETFAAVAAKKFGGTLAGTITLTAGLGGMGGAQPLAVTMNDGVAICIDCDPRAIERRIEHRFLDVRADNLEHALQLAVEARDARRPLSIGLLGNAAELLPRMLAESAPIDIVTDQTSAHDPLAYLPLGVDFDDMADLAADKPADFTRRARESMARHVEAMVGFMDAGAEVFDYGNSIRGEAQLAGYDRAFDFPGFVPAYIRPLFCEGKGPFRWAALSGEASDIHKTDQAMLELFPENESLHRWIRMAGERVHFQGLPARICWLGYGERDKAGERFNDMVASGELAAPLAIGRDHLDCGSVASPYRETEAMLDGSDAIADWPLLNAMVNVASGASWVSLHHGGGVGMGRSIHAGQVSVADGTKLAGEKIRRVLTNDPGMGVIRHVDAGYDIAENVAADQGVRVPMTEGN, encoded by the coding sequence ATGTCAGGACCCCGCCCCGTACGGGCACCGCGCGGCAGCGCACTGACCGCCCTGGGATGGCAGCAGGAAGCCGCCCTGCGGATGCTGCAGAACAACCTCGATCCCGAGGTCGCCGAGCACCCCGACAAGCTCGTCGTCTACGGCGGCACCGGGAAGGCCGCCCGCGACTGGCGCTCGTTCGACGCGATGGTCCGCACCCTGCAGACGCTCAAGCAGGACGAGACGATGCTCGTCCAGTCCGGGCGGCCGGTCGGCGTCATGCAGACCCACGAGTGGGCGCCGCGCGTGCTCATCGCCAACTCCAACCTGGTCGGTGACTGGGCCAACTGGGAGGAGTTCCGCCGCCTGGAGGCGCTCGGACTCACCATGTACGGCCAGATGACCGCCGGGTCCTGGATCTACATCGGCACCCAGGGCATCCTCCAGGGCACCTACGAGACCTTCGCCGCCGTCGCCGCGAAGAAGTTCGGCGGGACGCTGGCCGGGACGATCACCCTGACCGCCGGACTCGGCGGCATGGGCGGCGCCCAGCCGCTCGCCGTGACCATGAACGACGGCGTCGCCATCTGTATCGACTGCGACCCGCGCGCCATCGAGCGCCGGATCGAGCACCGCTTCCTGGACGTGCGGGCCGACAACCTGGAGCACGCCCTCCAGCTCGCCGTCGAGGCCCGTGACGCCCGCCGCCCGCTCTCCATCGGCCTCCTCGGCAACGCCGCCGAACTGCTGCCCCGGATGCTCGCCGAGAGCGCGCCCATCGACATCGTCACCGACCAGACCAGCGCCCACGACCCGCTGGCCTACCTGCCGCTCGGCGTCGACTTCGACGACATGGCCGACCTCGCCGCCGACAAGCCCGCCGACTTCACCCGGCGCGCCCGCGAGTCGATGGCCCGCCACGTCGAGGCCATGGTCGGCTTCATGGACGCCGGTGCCGAGGTCTTCGACTACGGCAACTCCATCCGCGGCGAGGCCCAGCTCGCCGGGTACGACCGCGCCTTCGACTTCCCCGGCTTCGTCCCCGCCTACATCCGCCCCCTCTTCTGCGAGGGCAAGGGCCCCTTCCGCTGGGCCGCGCTCTCCGGCGAGGCGTCCGACATCCACAAGACCGACCAGGCGATGCTGGAGCTGTTCCCGGAGAACGAGTCGCTGCACCGCTGGATCAGGATGGCCGGCGAGCGCGTCCACTTCCAGGGCCTGCCCGCCCGCATCTGCTGGCTCGGCTACGGCGAGCGCGACAAGGCCGGCGAGCGCTTCAACGACATGGTCGCGAGCGGCGAACTGGCCGCCCCGCTGGCCATCGGCCGCGACCACCTGGACTGCGGCTCGGTCGCCTCCCCGTACCGCGAGACCGAGGCCATGCTCGACGGCTCCGACGCCATCGCCGACTGGCCGCTGCTCAACGCCATGGTCAACGTCGCCTCCGGCGCCTCCTGGGTCTCCCTCCACCACGGCGGCGGCGTCGGCATGGGCCGCTCCATCCACGCGGGCCAGGTCTCCGTCGCGGACGGCACGAAGCTCGCGGGCGAGAAGATCCGCCGCGTGCTGACGAACGACCCGGGCATGGGCGTCATCCGCCACGTGGACGCCGGCTACGACATCGCCGAGAACGTCGCCGCCGACCAGGGCGTACGCGTCCCCATGACGGAGGGCAACTGA
- a CDS encoding APC family permease — translation MSTAGTPAPTEPGGHGAQENPGGSPPLKRALGTKLLILFVVGDILGTGIYATTGNVAGKVGGALWLPFAIGFAVALLTAASYVELVGKYPKAAGAALYTQKAFKIPFLTFVVAFMVMCSGLSSAGAAARAFSGDYLGEFTDAVPPTLIAILFVLALAAINLRGVAESVKANVVLTLVEVSGLAVILAIGAYAVFSGDGAPSRLTQIETGGTGYALVTGVLGATALGFFAFVGFEDSVNMAEETKNPGRAFPRAIFIGVGITGTVYVLVALVSSLLVDSRTLAGSSGPLLEVVKAGGVDFPPKLFALIALFAVTNSALINIMMASRLCYGMANERILPPAMGKVLAGRRTPWVGIVFVSLLAIGLVSTGEIEGLGDTTSFLLLCVFAVVNIAVLVLRKDRVDHRHFRTPTALPVLGAITSLILASPLADRGSDVYVRAGVLLLIGIGLWVVNKAVMTAREKSGAQGA, via the coding sequence ATGAGCACGGCCGGCACACCCGCGCCGACGGAACCCGGGGGCCACGGCGCCCAGGAGAATCCCGGAGGATCGCCGCCGCTCAAGCGCGCCCTCGGCACCAAGCTGCTGATCCTCTTCGTCGTCGGCGACATCCTGGGCACCGGCATCTACGCGACCACCGGGAACGTGGCGGGCAAGGTCGGCGGCGCGCTGTGGCTGCCGTTCGCGATCGGTTTCGCCGTCGCCCTGCTGACGGCGGCCTCGTACGTGGAACTCGTCGGCAAGTACCCGAAGGCGGCCGGGGCCGCGCTCTACACCCAGAAGGCGTTCAAGATCCCGTTCCTGACCTTCGTCGTCGCCTTCATGGTCATGTGCTCGGGCCTCTCCTCGGCCGGCGCGGCGGCGCGGGCGTTCAGCGGCGACTATCTGGGGGAGTTCACCGACGCGGTGCCGCCGACCCTGATCGCGATCCTGTTCGTGCTCGCCCTCGCCGCGATCAACCTCCGCGGGGTCGCCGAGTCGGTGAAGGCGAACGTCGTCCTGACCCTCGTGGAGGTCAGCGGACTCGCGGTGATCCTCGCGATCGGCGCGTACGCAGTGTTCAGCGGCGACGGCGCCCCCTCCCGGCTGACCCAGATCGAGACCGGCGGCACCGGGTACGCCCTGGTCACCGGGGTGCTCGGCGCCACCGCGCTGGGCTTCTTCGCCTTCGTCGGCTTCGAGGACTCGGTGAACATGGCCGAGGAGACCAAGAACCCCGGCCGCGCCTTCCCCCGCGCGATCTTCATCGGGGTGGGCATCACCGGCACCGTCTACGTCCTGGTCGCCCTGGTCTCCTCGCTCTTGGTCGACTCCCGCACCCTGGCGGGCTCCAGCGGCCCGCTGCTGGAGGTGGTGAAGGCCGGGGGCGTCGATTTCCCGCCGAAACTCTTCGCGCTGATCGCCCTGTTCGCCGTCACCAACTCGGCGCTGATCAACATCATGATGGCCTCGCGGCTCTGTTACGGCATGGCCAACGAGCGCATCCTGCCGCCCGCGATGGGCAAGGTGCTGGCCGGCCGCCGCACCCCCTGGGTCGGGATCGTCTTCGTCTCCCTCCTGGCCATCGGCCTGGTCTCCACCGGCGAGATCGAGGGGCTCGGCGACACCACCTCGTTCCTGCTGCTCTGCGTGTTCGCCGTCGTCAACATCGCCGTGCTGGTGCTCCGCAAGGACCGGGTGGACCACCGCCACTTCCGTACGCCCACGGCGCTTCCGGTGCTCGGCGCGATCACCTCGCTGATCCTGGCGAGCCCGCTCGCCGACCGGGGCTCCGACGTGTACGTCCGGGCCGGGGTCCTGCTGCTGATCGGGATCGGGCTGTGGGTGGTCAACAAGGCGGTGATGACGGCCCGCGAGAAGTCGGGCGCCCAGGGCGCCTGA
- a CDS encoding winged helix-turn-helix domain-containing protein: MSAIAADPDAPGTDRLPVLSPMLQRLAAERATGALMRDRGTLYLADGQVVHAESPATPGIDVLLTAGGTLRHEGWWDAVAQAGAHRRVGRYLVDGGHVPGGALELCHLGALYDAAFFALAPTGTPARFRYGVAHWIGPVRPVPVAAVERETLRRREFLDRIWPDPACDGAPLLRTSAHPSDAPVPARQRRLLELADGVRTASDIAQALGRSAFHILVDLRRLAAAGLVEAVRAQPLPASSASGRITLPEVTADPDIALLRRLRDALEAL; this comes from the coding sequence ATGAGCGCGATAGCCGCCGACCCCGACGCCCCCGGCACGGACCGGCTCCCGGTGCTCTCCCCGATGCTCCAGCGCCTCGCCGCCGAGCGCGCCACCGGCGCCCTGATGCGCGACCGGGGCACGCTCTACCTCGCCGACGGCCAGGTGGTGCACGCCGAGAGCCCCGCCACCCCCGGCATCGACGTCCTGCTCACCGCGGGCGGCACCCTGCGGCACGAGGGCTGGTGGGACGCCGTGGCGCAGGCCGGGGCGCACCGCCGGGTCGGCCGCTATCTCGTCGACGGCGGTCATGTGCCGGGCGGCGCACTGGAGTTGTGCCATCTCGGCGCACTGTACGACGCCGCGTTCTTCGCGCTCGCCCCGACCGGGACGCCCGCCCGTTTCCGCTACGGGGTGGCGCACTGGATCGGTCCGGTGCGGCCGGTCCCGGTGGCCGCCGTGGAGCGCGAGACGCTGCGCAGACGGGAGTTCCTGGACCGGATCTGGCCCGACCCCGCCTGCGACGGCGCGCCACTGCTGCGGACGTCGGCGCATCCGTCCGACGCCCCGGTCCCGGCCCGGCAGCGCCGGCTCTTGGAGCTGGCCGACGGGGTCCGTACGGCCTCGGACATCGCGCAGGCGCTGGGCCGTTCGGCGTTCCACATCCTGGTCGACCTGCGGCGGCTGGCGGCGGCCGGCCTGGTGGAGGCGGTCCGCGCCCAGCCCCTGCCGGCCTCGTCGGCGTCCGGCCGGATCACGCTCCCCGAGGTGACGGCCGACCCCGACATCGCCCTGCTGCGCCGGCTCCGAGACGCATTGGAGGCCCTGTGA
- a CDS encoding roadblock/LC7 domain-containing protein has product MVPEAEVRDVLVELQRLRARVPLLSGALAASTDGLVLAHDTPGVEAEGVAALTAAALGVSVRMTDATGRGGFRELLVRGGNGYVATYAAGSSAVLTLLAEDRINVGRLHLEGRRAGARIGELVDAALRRTERPATAAPPRPATAPGRTLPQRPT; this is encoded by the coding sequence ATGGTGCCCGAGGCCGAAGTGCGGGATGTCCTCGTCGAGCTCCAGCGGTTACGCGCCCGGGTCCCGCTGCTCTCCGGGGCGCTCGCCGCCTCCACCGACGGGCTGGTCCTGGCCCACGACACCCCGGGCGTCGAGGCGGAGGGCGTCGCCGCCCTCACCGCGGCAGCACTCGGCGTCTCCGTCCGGATGACCGACGCCACCGGCCGGGGCGGCTTCCGCGAACTGCTGGTCCGCGGCGGCAACGGCTACGTCGCCACCTACGCCGCGGGCTCCTCCGCCGTCCTGACCCTGCTGGCCGAGGACCGCATCAACGTCGGCCGCCTCCATCTGGAGGGCCGCCGCGCGGGCGCCCGTATCGGCGAGCTCGTCGACGCCGCGCTGCGACGCACGGAGCGCCCCGCCACCGCCGCACCCCCGCGCCCCGCCACCGCGCCCGGCCGCACCCTGCCGCAACGCCCCACGTAG